Within Plasmodium vinckei vinckei genome assembly, chromosome: PVVCY_12, the genomic segment gttGAAATGTAggattatttaattttaatttttcaacaAATATACGATTCAGTGATGTATTATCTATTACTACTACACTATCTGTACTTAAAATTAATCTTTTAAGGGTCAAGATACTATTATATGGTTGTACAACAACATCACTACTTTCATTAGTTAATAATGGAAAAACAGAAAATGTttgtatcattttttttgaataattatCATTCAATAGTTCTAATAAATAGCTACCCATTCCACTACCTGTACCACCTGCTATAGAAtgtgataatataaaaccCTCTAAATTATCACTATTATCTACTTCTCTATCAATCATATCAATAATTTCTTCTTCGACTTTATGTCCTTGACTATATCCACTTCCCCAATTATTACCTGCACCTCCTCCTTCTTTagatataaacatattttcaggattatataaatttctaTATTCACTTGTTTGTATACTATTAATAACACGGGGTTctaaatcaaataataatgctcGGGGAATAAAATGTTCATCATCTGCTtgatagaaaaatatatctttcCGATCctcatttaaaaagttattattttttaatatacctTCCTGATCAATATTATGCTCATTACATAGTTGCTTCCAAAACTCTACCCCAATTTGATTCCCGCATTGTCCACATTGtaatgttattatttcGCGCGGCATGTCTTCTACCTTGTACTGTTCTTTCTATTtcttatgcatatatataaagagaGTTAGCTActtgtgtatatatacacacacGTATGTATTACAAATTGGA encodes:
- a CDS encoding tubulin gamma chain, putative, with translation MPREIITLQCGQCGNQIGVEFWKQLCNEHNIDQEGILKNNNFLNEDRKDIFFYQADDEHFIPRALLFDLEPRVINSIQTSEYRNLYNPENMFISKEGGGAGNNWGSGYSQGHKVEEEIIDMIDREVDNSDNLEGFILSHSIAGGTGSGMGSYLLELLNDNYSKKMIQTFSVFPLLTNESSDVVVQPYNSILTLKRLILSTDSVVVIDNTSLNRIFVEKLKLNNPTFQQTNNLISNVMSASTTTLRYPGSMNNDMISLISSLIINPKCHFLVTSYTPITVDKHISNVQKTTVLDVMKRLLHTKNIMVSVPVRRGMYISILNIIRGETDPTQVHKGLQRIRDRKLVNFIKWNPASIQVTLAKQSPHIVSPHKVSGLMMANHTSISTLFERCVTQFDRLFKRRAFLENYKKEPMFSSADGQGNFEEMESSKEITQNLIDEYKSAERDDYFSHTYM